The Pseudobacteroides sp. nucleotide sequence ACATCTTCTATTATAAATGTTTCAGGGGAGTAGTAGGGGATACCTTCAGGGCTGAAATAACCGCTGGCTGGTGCTTTAATCTTATCGTATAAATCCATGAAAGCATTTTTGTAGCTATAGACCGCAGTTCCACATGCATTAGTTGAAACAGCAGGTATAGATATGGCAAGGCTTAGAGACAAGCATAAAATCTTTTTTGAAATTTTAAACATTCAAACCCCTCCCAAGTTATAAAATAGAATATATAATACTGTAAAGCTATTTGTAAAACAAAAATTACAATTTAATTATATAACACAAAATTATGCAGTTAAGTGTTTTTGATTGTTATTTAATGTATTTATTTGTTTATAATAGTGATCATCTAAAGCTTTCAACATTAAAAAGGATGCTCTATAGCTGAAACTATAAAGCATCCTTATATGTAATCTTGTTTTATCTCAATATATAGTTAAGTCTATTTAAAAAGTCTTGCCGAACTTAGTTGCCACAAGAATTGCGTCTGCCATATTTATTGCTCCGTTGCTGTCCAAGTCGCTGCTTGCATTGTACTTGCCGTCTCCAGCGAGACTGCCGAAGCAGGAAGCAATCAATATAACATCCGCCATATTTATAACACCGTCTTTATTTATATCTTCAGGGTTTGCGGTTTTAGTCGGTGTTGAAGTATATGATGGTCTAGTCGGTGTTGGAGTATATGATGGTTGAGTTGGTGTTGGGGTAGCATTTATCAAAGTAGGTACTGTCCAATCAATCCATTTTGCTTTATCTAAAGTATAGTTTTTATCTGATTTGAAGAAATCAGTAACGGCAGTTTTGTCTTCTAAAAGGAATTTTTTAATGAAGGCATTTACATCACCAAACTGTGAGGCCGGTAATGAACAGTGCATATGGTTACCAACTGACGAATAGCCAAATCTATCAGATATGCCCAAAGCATCATATATTATTTCTGTAACCTTTCCGTTTGCCCAGGCACCTTCGTTGTGAAGCCATACATAATCCGGATTCTCAATTAACAATAGTCCGCGAGGTGCACATAATGCCAAAATCTGATGGTGGTCATAAGGAAGCTTATTAACAGCATATGAGAATTGATCTAATGCTTTGGAAAACCAAGCTTGTTCTCCAACTAACGATTGTATACGCTGTACAGATGAACCTACGGCCTCTGCAAAGCGGTAATTACCAGCTCCGCCGCAGCCTGATTCCTGAGGTATTGTAAGGGCAATTCTTTCTTCAAAGGCACCAATTCCAAGTGCTCCTTTACCATTACGTGAGCCACCTGTTACACCGAGATGTTTCGGGTCGATTTTTGCTTCAGGAGTGGTCTCAAGAGCATCAATCAAACGGCTTGTACCCCATATCCATGCACCAATTGATCCACAACTGTGGTTGCTTCCGTATAAGTCAAAAAACTTACCTTTTCCTCTTACATTATTAGTCTGGCTGCCGATACTTTCAGTATCAAGATCAATACAAGCTACCCCTAATTTAAGTATCTCCTGGGTATTAAGTGTATTGGCTCCACATCCTATCATTGCGGGATATGGTGCTTTACCAGTGGTAGGGTATGTAACTTTAGCTGTAAACGATACGGTTTTATTGTTGTCAGTAACTGAGACAGTTATTGTGCTGTCGCTGACCGAACCTTTAACACTTTGAGGTTTTCCAGGAATTACACCATATTCGAATGTTTGTGCCAACGCTTTGATTTCTTCGCGGCGTTTTTCCCACTGACTTGTGCTGGTCATACGTGTGCCATCCATCATCTTGAATGGAT carries:
- a CDS encoding dockerin type I domain-containing protein; the protein is MKKYKVCLSKFLAVTFVASIVTFGGSTANAEIAPGITVPSFSQLQANAKFPDPFKMMDGTRMTSTSQWEKRREEIKALAQTFEYGVIPGKPQSVKGSVSDSTITVSVTDNNKTVSFTAKVTYPTTGKAPYPAMIGCGANTLNTQEILKLGVACIDLDTESIGSQTNNVRGKGKFFDLYGSNHSCGSIGAWIWGTSRLIDALETTPEAKIDPKHLGVTGGSRNGKGALGIGAFEERIALTIPQESGCGGAGNYRFAEAVGSSVQRIQSLVGEQAWFSKALDQFSYAVNKLPYDHHQILALCAPRGLLLIENPDYVWLHNEGAWANGKVTEIIYDALGISDRFGYSSVGNHMHCSLPASQFGDVNAFIKKFLLEDKTAVTDFFKSDKNYTLDKAKWIDWTVPTLINATPTPTQPSYTPTPTRPSYTSTPTKTANPEDINKDGVINMADVILIASCFGSLAGDGKYNASSDLDSNGAINMADAILVATKFGKTF